In Paenibacillus guangzhouensis, a single window of DNA contains:
- a CDS encoding response regulator transcription factor, producing the protein MYKLMIVDDEPQILEGMKRILDWKQYGFVRIETCESTPEAISKVVDLQPDVAIFDVCIGKDYGYEAIRRLNELHIPTKYIIMSGYSEFKYAQEAIRCGVKDYLLKPVERTKLQQVIEKIIVEDLHGTVGNMNEDALNKDRVLGVSYDSLSKLVNRILLMIKTEHAQNITLKSVADRFQMNSTYLGQLFLKETGMKFSEYLMAYRMLLAQERIQSTDEKISYIALCVGYNNLNYFYTHFQSFFGKSPSDLRGKG; encoded by the coding sequence ATGTACAAGCTGATGATTGTGGATGACGAACCTCAGATCTTGGAGGGAATGAAGCGAATCCTGGACTGGAAACAATACGGCTTTGTTCGCATCGAGACGTGCGAATCAACGCCGGAGGCCATCTCCAAGGTGGTGGATCTGCAGCCGGATGTCGCCATTTTTGATGTATGCATTGGCAAAGATTATGGATATGAAGCGATCCGCAGACTTAATGAGCTCCATATCCCTACGAAATATATTATTATGAGCGGCTATAGTGAATTCAAATATGCCCAAGAGGCCATTCGCTGCGGCGTCAAAGACTATCTCCTCAAGCCGGTAGAACGCACCAAGCTGCAGCAAGTGATCGAGAAGATTATCGTGGAAGATCTCCATGGTACGGTTGGGAATATGAACGAAGATGCTCTGAACAAGGATCGGGTGCTGGGCGTAAGCTATGACAGCTTATCCAAGCTGGTCAACCGCATCTTACTGATGATCAAGACGGAGCATGCTCAGAATATTACATTAAAATCAGTCGCAGATCGTTTTCAGATGAACAGCACCTATCTTGGACAATTGTTTCTCAAAGAAACCGGAATGAAATTTTCAGAATACCTCATGGCTTACCGAATGCTTCTCGCGCAAGAACGAATTCAATCGACAGATGAGAAGATTTCTTATATCGCGCTTTGCGTTGGCTATAACAATCTCAATTATTTCTATACGCACTTTCAGAGTTTTTTCGGAAAGTCCCCTTCTGACCTGCGGGGAAAAGGCTAA
- a CDS encoding sensor histidine kinase, which translates to MSSFLQIKIYRHKFIAYVVFVVTIGLALGILTCAMLLNQWIGDARIEAANAFAGVENELQYDADRIESYMQRIYSNHSLMADARSFLSSSVEDYLMSSLQKSQFSQPLVSFPEDIKTYLYSWAQGEITQISLHTNQYGNVVRFSDNGIASFMFGLPNTDETFRDTILKGFVYRKKLSDPTQGSKELGELRFLVSSDQIFKSIQNYRYGKVAAVSASGEIYLIGNGQDEDLKTLARQAAHDERTHGYISKGFLEHIFFVTFPSTKFNFKFVSIVDLSILIRQHASMLITIFLIILTTMISVLLLIMYNMRDDSRFLHRIIQSIGRVKTANFTPNRPARYRRNEYGMIARELDDMIEQLDKHIRNEYLLKLKQQETEMKALQHQINPHFLYNTLEVIRSTALVNRDMDTADAIATLGALYRDMVKKENIIPIASELELLQKYLEIMEFKYPERFYYQVNVEPSLLSIPTVKFWMQPLAENFFIHGFNASHEFNLYVVNGWEAEDHYMLEFVDNGHGMNAERLNTVRSTLLNQDDTSSNSIGLRNVYTRLHYFYGNHFTIAIENNEEAGIKISVQISKEVMEHVQADDCG; encoded by the coding sequence ATGAGCTCATTTTTACAAATCAAAATCTACCGTCACAAGTTTATTGCCTATGTCGTGTTCGTCGTGACCATTGGGCTCGCGCTCGGTATTCTAACCTGCGCCATGCTGCTGAATCAATGGATTGGTGATGCCCGGATCGAAGCTGCGAATGCTTTTGCCGGCGTGGAGAATGAGCTGCAGTATGATGCCGACCGCATTGAATCCTACATGCAGCGGATATACTCCAATCATAGTCTGATGGCGGATGCTCGCAGCTTCCTAAGCAGCAGTGTGGAAGATTACCTCATGAGTAGTCTGCAGAAGAGCCAATTCTCGCAGCCGCTGGTCTCCTTCCCAGAAGATATTAAAACCTATCTGTACAGCTGGGCTCAAGGCGAAATAACGCAAATTAGTCTGCATACCAACCAGTATGGCAATGTCGTACGCTTCAGCGATAATGGCATTGCAAGCTTCATGTTCGGTCTTCCCAATACCGACGAAACTTTTCGCGATACCATTCTGAAGGGATTCGTCTATCGCAAGAAACTATCGGATCCAACGCAAGGTTCCAAGGAACTCGGGGAGCTGCGCTTCTTGGTCAGCAGCGATCAAATCTTCAAATCGATACAGAACTATCGATATGGTAAGGTGGCTGCCGTCAGCGCTTCAGGTGAAATCTACCTGATCGGCAATGGACAGGACGAAGACTTGAAGACGCTCGCCCGTCAGGCTGCACACGATGAACGCACGCATGGGTATATTTCGAAGGGTTTCTTAGAGCATATATTTTTTGTCACCTTTCCCTCCACCAAATTCAATTTCAAATTCGTTAGTATCGTTGATTTATCTATATTAATTCGGCAGCATGCCAGTATGCTAATCACCATCTTTCTGATCATCTTAACGACCATGATTAGTGTGCTGCTGCTCATCATGTACAATATGCGGGATGATTCCCGCTTCCTGCACCGCATTATTCAATCGATTGGACGTGTGAAAACAGCCAACTTCACGCCTAACCGCCCTGCCCGTTATCGCCGCAATGAATATGGCATGATCGCAAGGGAATTAGACGATATGATTGAGCAGTTAGATAAGCATATCCGTAATGAATATTTACTTAAGTTAAAACAACAAGAAACGGAAATGAAAGCGCTTCAACATCAGATTAACCCCCACTTCCTTTACAATACGTTAGAGGTTATCCGCTCCACTGCGCTTGTGAACCGAGACATGGATACCGCTGATGCTATTGCAACCCTAGGGGCGCTCTATCGGGACATGGTGAAGAAAGAGAATATTATTCCGATTGCAAGTGAACTGGAATTGCTTCAGAAGTACTTAGAAATTATGGAGTTTAAGTATCCTGAACGTTTTTATTATCAAGTGAATGTCGAGCCGTCCCTCCTCTCGATCCCTACCGTGAAATTCTGGATGCAGCCTTTGGCTGAGAATTTTTTTATTCACGGCTTTAACGCCAGTCATGAATTTAATCTATATGTCGTGAACGGCTGGGAAGCTGAAGACCATTATATGTTGGAATTCGTGGACAATGGACATGGAATGAACGCAGAGCGATTGAATACGGTTCGAAGCACGCTCTTGAATCAAGATGATACCTCTTCCAATAGCATTGGACTGCGCAATGTATACACACGGCTACATTACTTCTATGGGAACCACTTTACGATCGCAATCGAGAATAACGAGGAAGCTGGCATCAAGATTTCAGTACAGATTTCAAAAGAGGTGATGGAACATGTACAAGCTGATGATTGTGGATGA
- a CDS encoding ABC transporter substrate-binding protein, whose amino-acid sequence MKKKSWKSISMLCILTLMMTALAACGGGTKTETTTEGTSKTTETPKETTNKEVPTLVWWTIGGQVPNNFSKAIDAMNAYTAEKIGVKIDIKVASWGEWDTKINTIVNTGEPFDIMFTNSGKYSKQVAMGAFADLTDIVQSETPELYKFIPQKVWEGTKIGGKYYSVPTYKDSSLTQYWVYDDKYVQKYNIDINSIKTLQDLDKPLHAIKAGEGKSFYPLPMTQSEGLNGFFNDYDDLTLGFAPIGVKADDASRTVVSVLEQPDVMANLKLLHQWYQDGIINPDAPTKTENQKGRPFFAAQAFPGAEVSWQINDAVQKYDMVQHYGPIYTTSTIQGSLNAISANSKYKKEALKYLELVNTDPKLRNMLAFGELGVDYSNVDGEKVIERTSDTWPLAAYTQGTFFNMAVTKGAPVDQWDQVKKLNDAATSSTILGFALDIGNLQTEVANCQAVWDKYKYELITGASDPEKMIPKITAELKSAGMDTIMKTAQEQINNYFK is encoded by the coding sequence ATGAAGAAGAAATCTTGGAAGTCTATTTCTATGCTGTGCATTCTAACACTCATGATGACGGCCTTGGCAGCATGCGGCGGCGGTACGAAGACGGAAACGACAACAGAAGGCACTTCGAAGACGACAGAGACACCAAAAGAAACGACGAACAAGGAAGTTCCGACATTGGTCTGGTGGACGATCGGTGGCCAAGTACCGAACAACTTCAGTAAAGCGATTGATGCAATGAATGCATACACAGCCGAGAAGATTGGCGTAAAAATTGATATCAAGGTAGCCAGCTGGGGTGAATGGGATACCAAAATAAACACGATCGTCAACACAGGCGAACCATTCGACATTATGTTCACGAACAGCGGTAAATATAGCAAACAAGTGGCTATGGGGGCTTTTGCCGATCTCACGGATATCGTGCAAAGCGAAACACCTGAGTTGTACAAATTTATTCCGCAAAAAGTATGGGAAGGTACGAAAATTGGAGGCAAATATTATTCGGTTCCTACCTATAAAGATTCATCGCTGACGCAATATTGGGTATACGATGATAAATATGTGCAAAAGTACAATATCGATATCAACAGCATCAAAACATTGCAGGATCTGGATAAGCCGCTCCATGCGATAAAAGCAGGCGAAGGTAAGAGCTTCTATCCATTGCCGATGACGCAAAGCGAAGGCTTGAATGGATTCTTTAACGATTATGACGACCTCACCCTCGGCTTCGCTCCGATTGGCGTCAAAGCTGACGATGCGTCTCGCACGGTTGTCTCCGTTCTTGAGCAGCCTGATGTCATGGCCAATCTGAAGCTTCTGCATCAATGGTATCAGGATGGCATCATCAATCCGGATGCTCCGACCAAAACAGAAAATCAAAAAGGCAGACCGTTCTTCGCAGCACAGGCATTCCCAGGTGCAGAAGTAAGCTGGCAAATCAATGATGCGGTTCAAAAGTATGATATGGTTCAACATTATGGACCGATTTATACGACGAGCACCATTCAAGGTTCCCTTAATGCAATCTCTGCAAATTCGAAATATAAGAAAGAAGCACTGAAGTATCTAGAACTCGTCAACACAGATCCAAAACTGCGCAACATGCTTGCTTTCGGTGAGCTTGGAGTAGATTACAGCAATGTCGATGGCGAGAAAGTCATTGAGCGCACTTCCGATACTTGGCCGCTGGCTGCTTACACCCAAGGTACATTCTTTAATATGGCAGTAACCAAAGGCGCTCCTGTAGACCAATGGGATCAAGTTAAGAAGCTGAATGATGCAGCGACATCTTCCACAATACTAGGCTTCGCACTGGATATCGGCAATCTTCAGACCGAAGTGGCGAATTGCCAAGCGGTATGGGATAAGTACAAATATGAACTTATTACGGGTGCATCCGATCCAGAGAAAATGATTCCGAAGATTACGGCAGAATTGAAGTCCGCTGGGATGGACACGATTATGAAAACGGCTCAAGAGCAAATAAATAATTACTTCAAGTAA
- a CDS encoding carbohydrate ABC transporter permease — protein MATKIAYTTGLEKFNRTSKVVDIFFHLVFILLALLCVIPVIVVLSISFSSEASIRESGYHLIPVAWSGEAYAYIANQGTMILRALGVSVLVTVVGTVLGVLLTTSMGYVLSRPSYKLRGFLTWVVFIPMIFNGGLVSSYFINTNLLGLKDSVWALILPLAVSSFNVIICKTFFKSTIPDGLIESAEMDGASQLRIFFFIILPISLPVLATIGLFLCFAYWNDWFQSMLYIDNQNLYSLQALLNSLMSNVDALAKNAASMGVSYAVLVATMPKESARMAVAILIVLPVAFAYPFFQKYFISGLTIGAVKG, from the coding sequence ATGGCAACAAAAATCGCTTATACCACGGGCCTTGAGAAGTTTAACCGTACGAGTAAAGTCGTGGACATCTTTTTCCATCTAGTATTTATTCTATTGGCGTTGCTCTGCGTCATCCCTGTCATTGTCGTTCTCTCGATTTCATTCTCTAGTGAGGCCTCCATACGCGAGTCAGGGTATCACTTGATTCCGGTTGCATGGTCCGGAGAGGCTTACGCCTATATTGCCAATCAAGGCACCATGATTCTGCGAGCGCTTGGCGTATCCGTACTCGTTACTGTTGTTGGGACGGTACTCGGCGTCTTACTGACGACCTCTATGGGTTATGTGCTCTCTCGCCCATCCTACAAGCTAAGGGGATTTCTGACCTGGGTCGTATTTATCCCCATGATTTTCAATGGCGGTCTGGTATCCAGCTATTTCATCAATACGAATCTACTAGGACTTAAAGATAGCGTCTGGGCACTTATTCTCCCGCTGGCTGTCTCATCGTTCAATGTGATCATTTGTAAAACTTTCTTTAAGAGTACGATTCCCGATGGGCTGATCGAATCCGCTGAGATGGATGGCGCAAGTCAGCTGCGAATTTTCTTCTTCATCATTCTGCCGATCTCCTTACCGGTACTCGCAACCATCGGACTGTTCCTATGCTTCGCCTACTGGAATGACTGGTTCCAATCGATGCTCTATATCGACAACCAGAACCTATATTCTCTGCAAGCCCTGCTCAATAGCTTGATGAGCAATGTGGATGCGCTGGCTAAGAATGCTGCAAGCATGGGCGTCAGCTATGCCGTACTCGTCGCGACGATGCCGAAGGAATCTGCTCGTATGGCTGTCGCCATTCTCATTGTTCTGCCTGTCGCCTTCGCTTACCCGTTCTTCCAGAAGTATTTTATTTCAGGACTAACGATCGGCGCAGTCAAAGGATAA
- a CDS encoding ABC transporter permease encodes MISKAEQKEKRKRLRFRWHKQDTELTLLALPTTIWYILFCFLPMFGIIIAFKNFKISGGFFSNVFNSPWIGFKNFEFLFKSNDAWIIIRNTIGYNIIFIVLGIVLPVLFAIMIGLLHSRKASKVYQTMMFLPYFLSWVVVSAVGWAFLSFDKGIVNQMLVSMGGEPINWYMEPAYWPFFLILLNVWKGLGYGMVIYLATITSLDSTYYEAAVMDGASIWQQTRYITLPMLKLVIVMLFILAVGRIFYTDFGLFYQVTRDSNSLFNVSTTIDVMVFKQLKSATVGMASAAAFVQSVLGCATILIANWIVRKIDPESAMM; translated from the coding sequence ATGATCTCTAAAGCTGAACAAAAAGAAAAACGTAAGCGCTTACGATTTCGCTGGCATAAGCAGGATACGGAGCTAACCCTCCTAGCATTGCCGACGACGATATGGTACATCCTATTTTGTTTTTTACCCATGTTCGGGATCATTATTGCCTTCAAAAACTTCAAGATTAGCGGCGGATTCTTCAGCAATGTGTTTAACAGTCCGTGGATCGGCTTCAAAAACTTCGAGTTCTTATTTAAGTCGAACGACGCGTGGATCATTATTCGGAACACCATTGGATACAACATTATTTTTATCGTCCTAGGCATTGTGCTGCCCGTTCTATTCGCAATTATGATCGGACTGCTCCACAGCCGCAAAGCCAGCAAAGTCTATCAGACGATGATGTTCCTCCCCTATTTCCTCTCTTGGGTTGTCGTATCTGCTGTAGGCTGGGCGTTCCTTAGCTTCGATAAAGGGATTGTCAATCAGATGCTCGTCAGTATGGGCGGCGAACCAATTAACTGGTATATGGAGCCGGCATACTGGCCATTCTTTCTGATTCTCTTAAATGTCTGGAAAGGGTTAGGCTACGGCATGGTCATCTATCTGGCAACCATTACAAGCCTTGACAGCACCTATTATGAAGCCGCTGTAATGGATGGCGCTTCCATCTGGCAGCAGACGAGATATATTACATTGCCTATGCTCAAGCTCGTCATCGTCATGCTGTTCATTTTGGCCGTTGGACGCATATTCTACACCGATTTCGGTTTGTTCTATCAGGTCACGCGAGATTCCAACTCCCTATTCAACGTATCGACCACCATCGATGTCATGGTGTTCAAACAACTGAAGTCAGCTACGGTAGGCATGGCGTCTGCTGCAGCATTCGTACAGTCCGTCCTGGGTTGTGCAACGATTCTGATCGCTAACTGGATTGTTCGCAAAATCGATCCGGAAAGCGCAATGATGTAA
- a CDS encoding AraC family transcriptional regulator, whose protein sequence is MNNLNAFESVVEYLEDLIPCSDEVDYRVISKIAGCPAPLFQRIFVYITGITIHEYLRRRRLTLAGYDIRYSSEKIIDIAMKYGFNSHAAFTRAFKEHHKVSPSRIRKTGEQLNDYPRTSFTNIRIVGGKRIMAELKKIEYVELGPRKIVGMMKMTSFQAAGEECWGSAFKEGVFDRLQEIDRWICKDLDDYIGLGHMSKFVGKENFQYIIGKFVERDAPVPEKMYTENISAGTVAKIWIEADNLNDIIDSAYFICSEAIEKTGYKIDYDNFYWCDVYTYDRYCTPLEKGQKIILDYLLPVIKNK, encoded by the coding sequence GTGAATAACTTAAATGCTTTTGAAAGTGTAGTAGAATATCTAGAAGATCTTATACCTTGCTCAGATGAAGTGGATTACCGTGTTATATCTAAAATTGCAGGTTGTCCTGCTCCCTTATTTCAGCGTATTTTTGTATATATTACAGGGATTACGATTCATGAGTATTTGAGGAGACGTCGATTGACGTTGGCGGGTTATGATATTAGATACAGCAGTGAAAAAATTATTGACATCGCTATGAAATATGGTTTCAATTCCCATGCTGCTTTTACAAGAGCTTTCAAAGAGCACCACAAGGTGTCACCTTCTAGGATTAGGAAGACTGGAGAACAGCTTAATGATTATCCCCGCACCTCCTTTACAAATATTAGGATTGTAGGAGGAAAGCGCATTATGGCAGAGCTTAAAAAAATTGAGTATGTAGAACTTGGACCTCGTAAAATTGTAGGTATGATGAAAATGACTTCTTTTCAAGCAGCAGGAGAAGAGTGCTGGGGTTCAGCATTTAAGGAAGGCGTTTTTGACAGATTACAAGAAATTGATAGATGGATTTGCAAAGATCTTGATGATTATATAGGACTTGGGCATATGAGTAAGTTTGTTGGAAAAGAAAATTTCCAATATATCATAGGTAAATTTGTAGAACGAGATGCACCTGTTCCAGAAAAAATGTATACAGAAAATATATCCGCAGGAACAGTTGCTAAAATATGGATTGAAGCCGATAATCTTAATGATATTATTGATAGTGCATACTTCATCTGTTCCGAAGCGATCGAGAAAACAGGATACAAAATTGATTATGATAACTTTTATTGGTGTGACGTCTACACCTATGATAGATATTGCACACCGCTAGAAAAAGGACAGAAAATTATACTTGATTATTTGTTGCCTGTGATCAAAAATAAATAG
- a CDS encoding serine hydrolase domain-containing protein — protein sequence MRSMIAVILISQCVLFHASNATAAYAKVEIDEKKIDQLVVDGMREHHIPGLSLGVIYRDQLVFLKGYGTADDDGRHVTPRTPFILGSTSKSFTALAIMQLVEQGEIELDAEVERYLTWLQFEDPSGRRQVTVRDLLNQTSGISTYAGRKILSEEPRSLEEPVRSQTILKLNEPVGTVFQYSNLNYVILGEIIQRVTGMSFEQYIEDRIFKPLDMISSYADKSVAMEHGLASGYQSIFGRLTTTNPKIQSALVPAGYIISSAEDMTHYLLAQMNGGNYRKTSLISSAGMQLMHTPSSVFPYGMGWFADSRMISHGGDAENFHSDLLLLPESGWGVVSLMNTNDALKTTLDGSVYTQLSMHILNVISNGELFPSSMLLPTQSSNYDGYILIILSLAIAWILWAIYRVIKGKREYPKTTLGCFIVNLSTIILYFLIPLAVLWRLPAIAMAPWGIIVRFIPGVGHALLIIPILLLLIGSAKVIIGIQQMRRAYRSRRWTA from the coding sequence ATGAGGAGTATGATCGCCGTAATTCTTATCTCACAATGCGTTCTATTTCATGCTTCAAATGCTACGGCTGCATACGCGAAAGTTGAAATTGATGAGAAGAAGATTGATCAGCTGGTCGTAGACGGAATGCGGGAACATCATATTCCCGGACTATCGTTAGGGGTAATCTATCGTGATCAATTGGTCTTTCTCAAAGGTTATGGAACTGCGGATGACGATGGTAGACACGTTACGCCCAGGACGCCTTTCATCCTGGGATCTACCAGCAAATCCTTCACCGCCTTGGCGATCATGCAGCTCGTCGAGCAAGGCGAAATCGAATTGGATGCCGAAGTAGAGCGTTATCTGACTTGGTTGCAATTTGAAGACCCGTCGGGGAGGAGACAAGTGACCGTTCGTGATCTCTTGAACCAGACGAGTGGGATATCCACCTATGCAGGAAGGAAAATTCTGAGTGAAGAACCTCGATCCCTTGAGGAGCCGGTTCGCAGTCAGACGATCTTGAAACTCAACGAACCGGTTGGAACGGTATTTCAATATTCGAACTTGAATTATGTTATCCTTGGGGAGATCATTCAGCGTGTCACAGGCATGTCTTTTGAGCAATATATCGAAGATCGGATCTTCAAGCCCTTAGACATGATAAGTAGCTATGCCGACAAATCGGTAGCAATGGAACATGGGCTTGCCAGCGGGTATCAGTCTATATTCGGCAGGTTGACCACGACGAATCCGAAGATTCAGTCGGCTTTGGTGCCTGCTGGATATATCATATCTTCGGCAGAAGATATGACGCATTATTTGCTTGCACAAATGAACGGCGGGAACTATCGGAAGACTTCGCTCATTTCATCCGCAGGAATGCAACTCATGCATACGCCTTCATCTGTTTTTCCGTACGGGATGGGGTGGTTCGCGGATTCTCGTATGATATCGCACGGCGGGGATGCTGAAAATTTCCATTCCGACCTCCTTCTTCTCCCTGAGAGCGGATGGGGGGTTGTCTCGCTCATGAATACGAACGATGCATTGAAGACTACGTTGGATGGCAGCGTATATACGCAGCTGTCCATGCACATTTTGAATGTAATCTCGAATGGAGAACTCTTTCCAAGCTCCATGTTGTTACCGACCCAATCTAGCAATTATGACGGCTATATTCTCATAATACTGTCGTTAGCTATCGCTTGGATCCTCTGGGCGATATATCGCGTAATAAAGGGGAAACGAGAATACCCGAAGACTACGCTTGGCTGTTTTATTGTTAACCTTTCAACGATTATTTTGTATTTCTTGATACCTCTTGCCGTGTTATGGCGGTTGCCCGCAATTGCTATGGCTCCGTGGGGAATCATTGTGCGATTTATACCAGGGGTGGGGCATGCACTACTAATCATTCCCATCTTGCTGCTGTTGATCGGTTCGGCCAAGGTGATCATAGGGATTCAACAGATGAGAAGAGCATATCGATCTAGGAGGTGGACAGCGTAA
- a CDS encoding sigma-70 family RNA polymerase sigma factor translates to MDSVKDDELHPWLRLMLHGNSEAFHEVYSRINDHIYRTVYFLISNKGEVEDIVSEVYLALFQALPSYDFNKPFRSWLNGLILRQTSNWKRKLWRKVRIIARSRVMQPHISPKQPEEEVFEIEGQYEMLAHVDRLSLKLREVIVLRYYQDCSYEEIAASLNIPVGTAKSRHHLAIQRLREIIDDFHLDREGSVHVQ, encoded by the coding sequence GTGGACAGCGTAAAAGACGATGAACTGCACCCATGGCTCCGATTGATGTTACATGGGAATTCGGAAGCTTTTCATGAGGTTTATAGTCGCATTAACGATCATATTTATCGGACGGTTTATTTTTTGATCTCCAATAAGGGAGAGGTGGAGGACATTGTAAGCGAGGTATACTTAGCTCTATTTCAAGCGCTGCCGTCCTATGATTTTAACAAGCCTTTTCGTTCATGGTTAAACGGTCTCATTCTGCGGCAAACGAGTAATTGGAAACGAAAGTTGTGGAGAAAAGTGCGAATAATCGCCCGAAGCCGGGTCATGCAGCCACATATATCGCCTAAGCAGCCAGAGGAGGAAGTGTTCGAAATCGAGGGTCAATACGAGATGCTTGCGCATGTGGATAGATTGTCTCTGAAGCTCAGGGAAGTCATTGTATTAAGATATTACCAGGATTGTTCATATGAAGAAATCGCGGCAAGCTTGAACATTCCCGTAGGAACAGCCAAATCGCGGCATCATCTGGCCATTCAGCGTCTACGTGAAATCATCGATGACTTTCATCTTGACAGGGAGGGATCTGTCCATGTTCAATAG
- a CDS encoding VOC family protein, whose product MAKRFHLQVIEVPVRNVKKSVEWYTGMFGLDFCFPYNEGDEEAWLNVNGMGFGLIHSNEVPKMEFISAKGERRIYFSFQVDNIHELYEEMKQKGADVKEMVYKPGGGDSFRFVDPDGNCLGIWGGWPKEE is encoded by the coding sequence ATGGCAAAGAGATTTCATCTTCAAGTCATTGAAGTACCGGTAAGAAATGTGAAGAAGTCGGTGGAGTGGTATACGGGCATGTTCGGGCTCGACTTCTGTTTCCCTTACAACGAAGGTGACGAGGAAGCCTGGCTAAACGTGAACGGAATGGGGTTCGGTTTGATCCACTCGAATGAGGTTCCGAAAATGGAGTTTATCTCCGCTAAAGGGGAAAGGAGGATTTACTTCTCTTTTCAGGTGGATAACATCCATGAACTCTATGAGGAGATGAAGCAGAAAGGAGCTGACGTCAAGGAAATGGTCTATAAACCAGGTGGCGGCGACAGCTTTCGATTTGTCGACCCAGATGGCAACTGCCTAGGCATATGGGGCGGTTGGCCCAAAGAGGAGTAA
- a CDS encoding VOC family protein — MNRVVLFDLGSQDPEGATRFYSEVFDWKIGNENWNYWPVTTGSSVLPGIDGGITRSPEGFTQRVQVTIQVESIDETISKALDNGAKLDKDKMDFGDFYLAYLFDPQEIRFGLIQYK, encoded by the coding sequence ATGAATCGCGTCGTTTTGTTTGATCTCGGATCTCAGGATCCGGAAGGGGCAACTCGGTTTTACTCAGAGGTGTTTGATTGGAAAATCGGAAATGAAAATTGGAATTACTGGCCTGTAACGACTGGATCAAGTGTTTTACCCGGTATTGATGGTGGGATTACGCGCTCGCCAGAGGGTTTTACACAACGGGTACAAGTCACCATTCAAGTGGAATCAATCGATGAGACCATTTCAAAAGCCTTAGATAATGGTGCAAAACTGGACAAGGACAAAATGGACTTCGGGGATTTTTATCTTGCATACTTGTTCGACCCACAGGAAATTCGTTTTGGTCTTATCCAATATAAATAA